A segment of the Fusobacterium ulcerans genome:
TGAAGGTAATTCCCCATTTGGATAGACCTGTAATTCTATTTGCCCCTTTAATCTTTCATTAATTTTATCTGCGGCCTGTGAAATATAAATATGTGTAGGTTCATTAGTCTGAAAAACATGACTTACTTTGATAACCCTAACTTTCTTTTCTTCTTTCTTTCCACAACCTGCAATTAGAAATAAAACCCCCAACATTAAAAAAAATGCTAATTTAAAATAATTCTTCTTTCCTTTCATCTAACCCTCCTAAAGTATTTTTATTTATTTTATAGATCTATTAAAATTTAATTTTAACAAATCTTAAAATACCTATTTAGCTTTTATATTTAAAACACTCCCTCGTTCTATAACTCTAATTTCGGTATTTTCAATAACTCCTTGTTCACCTTTTAAAATATTCATTAATTTTACTAATGCTTTTTCTGCAATAAAGTCGTCTAAATGATTTATACTGGTTATTTTTGGAGTAGTATATTCACAAAGTTCCATATTGTCATAACCGATAATTGAAACTTTTTTAGGAACATCTATTCCATGCTTTGCTAAAGCTCTCATAGCTCCTAAAGCAATATAATCATTTCCTGCAAAGATGGCAGTATAATCAAAAGCTTTATTTTTCTTAATGTATTCATCAATTATTTTATATGAACTTTCTTGGGTAAATTTTCCAGATATAATCTTTTGTTTTTCTATATTATTGTCTTTTAAGCATTTTAAATAACCTCTAGCTCTTTTAATTGAGGTTTTTCTTTTTATTTCTCCTGTGAGATGTAAAATATTTTCATGACCATTTTCAATTAGATACTGAGTAGCTTTATATCCTCCTTCAAAATGGTTTGGATTAATTACAGAAACTGTAGAATTAGCTATATTTTTTTCATAGTCTAAAAGGACTATCTTATTTTTGGAATTTATAAGATTTTCTATTTCCTTGAATTTCTTTCCCCCAGAGATAACAAGAGCTCCATCTATAATTCCATTGGCAAATATTTTTTCCCAAGTAGTTCCTTTTTTATTGATATATGATACTAATACTAGATAACCTAGATTTTCTGCTGCATCAATAATCTTTGATATTAGCTCAGAATAGTATAGAGATTCAGATATCTTTTTATAATTTTTTTCATTTGTACTAGATTTTCCAGTATAAACAAGCAAACCAATAATTCCAGATTTTTTACCAGCTAATTTTTGTGCAGATAAATTTGGATAATATCCATTTTCTTCTATAACTTTTAGAACTTTCTCTTTTGTTTCAGGTGAAATATCCGGATAATTATTTATAACTCTTGATACTGTACTTCTAGAAACTCCTGCAAGTTGGGCTATAATTTTACTATTAATTTTTTTCACCTCTTAAATTATTGACTTATAATAAGTTTACTAACGCGCGTTCGGAAACTTTATATTCAAACTATATAATTTTTTTTAGTGTTAGTCAATTTTAAAAATTATATCTTTGCAATATTTTTTATATATTTTTATAATATTTTTTGTTGAAAGAGTACACTAAAACCATTTTTAGAATAAAGATATTTAGAAATATAATGAGAATTAAAAAGAAAAAGCCAAAAATTTATTAAAATTTCTGGCTTTCTATTTAAAAAAATTATTGAGTTTAAATTTGTTTAAAACTATTTCCTCTAACATCTACAGGGATGCTTTTTACTGCATTGCCATCTTTCATAACTGTATAATAGCTGCATAAATTAGCTGTAGAGCATGAATGGTTAGGAATAATTTCTATTTTGTCTCCCACTTTTAAATTAGTTTCTCCATGGATATGAAGCTTTCCAACTTCTTCTGACAGAGAAGCGACTATTGCCTCAGGATGTCCAATTACAGTTCCAAAACCTACTATAGAACTATTTCCGTGAGCTCCTTGATCTAGACCTAGGCATTTAGCACCAGCGTCACATATAAATAAATCTTCTTTAGGATGAGAAATTATTGTAGTATATACAGTTAAAGCACAATCTTTTATTTCAGCTTTTTTTATAGATAACTGAATAGTATCTAAAAATACATAATTTCCTGGATGAAATACATTTATATTTTTATCTTTTACAGCTTCACTGAATGTCGGAGTTGAACCGCTTGTTATATATTCAAGCTCATAGCCAGCATCATTCATATATTTTTTAGCAGCAGCTATAGTCTGGCATTCATCAGCAATATATTTAGGAACTTCATTTTCACAAGTTGCAGAATATACATGACCAGGATGAGTAGATAAGCCTCTAAGTTTTAAACCTTTCATATCTTTTAATTTATCTGCAAATTCAACAATCTTATCTACAGGTAATCCAAAACGATGCAGACCACTATCAACTATAATTGTATAACTTACAACTACACCAGCTGCAATAGCCATATCATTTATCATTTTAGCAGCTTCTAAATTGTCCAGCCTCACTATGAAGTCACTTTTTTTAGTAAGTTCTATTATCCTTTCAATACTTTCTTTGCTGGCTGCTGGATATGCATACATTATCTTTTTCAAACCTATTCTACAGCAGGCTTCAGCTTCATCTAATGTTCCACACAAAGCCCCAGTTGCTCCAGCCTCTATCTGAAGCTTTAAAAGCTCCATACTTTTGTGAGTCTTTATCATAGGCCATAATTCTTTTCCATTGTCATCACACATTTTTTGATATGTTTTAATGTTATTTTCTAATGCGTCGAAGTTTAGTAGAATTGCTGGAGTTTTAAGATTTTCTTTTTTCATAGTTATTAATCCCTCCTACTTTAAGTAAGTATTTAAAAACTTTTTCATATCTTCTTCAGGAACCATTCTTCCACCAGTTGCCCAACAGATATGATAAGCGTTTTCCATATTTTTTCCTATTCTACTTTCAATATATTTTTTTGTTTCTTCATATTTTAATAAAGTTACTGGACCTTCAAAGGCAGCACATGATGAAGGTTCTATTCTTATATCTTCTGACTCATTTAAACATCTTAAATAGTCATAAAGCTTGTAGTCTTCTACAGTAAATTCTCCACTTAGAATAGAATCCATCATTCTTCCTACAAGTCCAGAAGGTCTTGCAACTGCAAGTCCATCAGCATGAGTTATTCCATCTATTCCTATGTCACGAACACTGATTTGCTCATGAAGTCCACTTTCCATTCCTAAAACCATGCAAGGAGCTAAAGTTGGCTCAACAAAGAAAATATATGCATTTTCTTTAAAGATTCTTTTTAAACCATAGGCAACTCCCCCAGGAGCTCCTCCTACACCACATGGAATATATACTAATAGAGGATGTTCATTATCAATAATTATATTTTTTTCATCTAATTGTTTTTTCAATCTTGAAGCTGCTACAGTGTATCCTAAGAATAGATTTAATGATTTTTCATCATCTACAAAGTAGCTTTTAGGATCTGCATCTGAATTTTTTCTTCCTTCTTCAACAGCTTTTCCATAATCATCTGTATATTCAACAACTTTTACACCTTTTGATCTCAGCATATCTTTTTTCCATTGCTTTGCATCTGCTGACATATGAACGATAACTTCAAATCCTAGAGCTGCACTTGTTATACCTATACTTAAACCAAGGTTTCCAGTTGACCCCACTTGGATTTTATATCCTGAGAAGAATTTTTTAAACTTTTCATCTGCTAAAATTGAGTAATCATCATTAACAGACAACATTCCAGCTTTCATGGCTAACTCTTCAGCGTATTTTAAAACTTCATAAACTCCTCCTCTAGCTTTTATTGAACCAGCTACAGGAAGATGACTGTCCATTTTTAAATATAGTTTTCCAGGAATTGAAGTATTATATTTTTTTTCTAAATCTTTCTGCATTGAGAATATTGGTTCTAGTGGAGATTCTATTATTCCATTTGTATCTTCTGTTTCAGGAAAAGATTTTTTTATAAATGGAGCAAATCTCTTTAAACGCTCTTCAGCATCTTTTAAATCATCATCAGAAAGAGGAAGATTTTTTTCATATTCATTGTATGGAATTTCTTTTTTATTAATCCATCCTATTTCTTCTCTATCTGCTAATTTTTTAATAACAACATCATTTTTTATTAATTCTTCTGTGTTCATTTTATTCTCCTTTGATCATTAAATATATTTTAATTTTGTTATGTATTTTATAAGAAAATCATTTTTAATATTATAACACAAATTAGTGCTGTAACAGATTGAAAAACACTTATTATTGGAAATACCTTATAAGCAGTTTCAGGTTTCATTCC
Coding sequences within it:
- a CDS encoding LacI family DNA-binding transcriptional regulator; translated protein: MKKINSKIIAQLAGVSRSTVSRVINNYPDISPETKEKVLKVIEENGYYPNLSAQKLAGKKSGIIGLLVYTGKSSTNEKNYKKISESLYYSELISKIIDAAENLGYLVLVSYINKKGTTWEKIFANGIIDGALVISGGKKFKEIENLINSKNKIVLLDYEKNIANSTVSVINPNHFEGGYKATQYLIENGHENILHLTGEIKRKTSIKRARGYLKCLKDNNIEKQKIISGKFTQESSYKIIDEYIKKNKAFDYTAIFAGNDYIALGAMRALAKHGIDVPKKVSIIGYDNMELCEYTTPKITSINHLDDFIAEKALVKLMNILKGEQGVIENTEIRVIERGSVLNIKAK
- a CDS encoding alanine racemase, with protein sequence MKKENLKTPAILLNFDALENNIKTYQKMCDDNGKELWPMIKTHKSMELLKLQIEAGATGALCGTLDEAEACCRIGLKKIMYAYPAASKESIERIIELTKKSDFIVRLDNLEAAKMINDMAIAAGVVVSYTIIVDSGLHRFGLPVDKIVEFADKLKDMKGLKLRGLSTHPGHVYSATCENEVPKYIADECQTIAAAKKYMNDAGYELEYITSGSTPTFSEAVKDKNINVFHPGNYVFLDTIQLSIKKAEIKDCALTVYTTIISHPKEDLFICDAGAKCLGLDQGAHGNSSIVGFGTVIGHPEAIVASLSEEVGKLHIHGETNLKVGDKIEIIPNHSCSTANLCSYYTVMKDGNAVKSIPVDVRGNSFKQI
- the dsdA gene encoding D-serine ammonia-lyase yields the protein MNTEELIKNDVVIKKLADREEIGWINKKEIPYNEYEKNLPLSDDDLKDAEERLKRFAPFIKKSFPETEDTNGIIESPLEPIFSMQKDLEKKYNTSIPGKLYLKMDSHLPVAGSIKARGGVYEVLKYAEELAMKAGMLSVNDDYSILADEKFKKFFSGYKIQVGSTGNLGLSIGITSAALGFEVIVHMSADAKQWKKDMLRSKGVKVVEYTDDYGKAVEEGRKNSDADPKSYFVDDEKSLNLFLGYTVAASRLKKQLDEKNIIIDNEHPLLVYIPCGVGGAPGGVAYGLKRIFKENAYIFFVEPTLAPCMVLGMESGLHEQISVRDIGIDGITHADGLAVARPSGLVGRMMDSILSGEFTVEDYKLYDYLRCLNESEDIRIEPSSCAAFEGPVTLLKYEETKKYIESRIGKNMENAYHICWATGGRMVPEEDMKKFLNTYLK